A genomic stretch from Mya arenaria isolate MELC-2E11 chromosome 10, ASM2691426v1 includes:
- the LOC128204929 gene encoding uncharacterized protein LOC128204929 — protein sequence MEMDSPLAPSWFNGFKKRNPEVRMTRPQKLSVIRAKCTSEEVLNNYFKELDKVLKAHNLRESPESIWNIDETGLQTEHSPRKILCMQGEKANAVTSNRGQTVTLIGCGSAAGVHVPPYYVFPGKRWNKNLMDGATPGSAGTMYDSGWSNSSVFLMYLENHFLHHVNTRDRPVLVLFDGHKSHVNLTLANWGKQHNVVFFVLPPHTSHVTQPLDVGCFGPLKSFYYSECQIFMRKNPGMQLNRYNVAAISGKAYNKGVAAQNLISSFKRAGIYPMNRSQIPVTATAPSEIYQENTPPKSESFLDKRKITSISQASTKKRKSPPTIQGNLLSPTKQALLSEATHLKTDAQAPKKAKRIIFEPVPSTSGLNCQCPQSSSDSEDSEEVPAEDLCCICKRFSPATSAYQLDIVNWGQCDKCSHWTHLKYCTPVRCLRRDSEFLCPHCS from the coding sequence atggagATGGACTCACCACTTGCTCCTTCATGGTTTAATGgtttcaaaaaaagaaatccTGAAGTGAGAATGACAAGACCACAAAAACTGTCAGTAATTCGGGCAAAGTGTACATCGGAAGAAGTTCTTAATAACTATTTCAAAGAGCTGGACAAGGTGTTGAAAGCCCACAACCTTCGTGAAAGCCCTGAATCTATTTGGAATATTGATGAAACTGGGTTGCAGACTGAGCATTCCCCAAGGAAGATCCTCTGCATGCAGGGAGAAAAGGCAAATGCAGTTACTTCCAACAGAGGCCAGACAGTTACCTTAATAGGATGTGGAAGTGCTGCAGGTGTGCATGTCCCCCCATACTATGTCTTCCCTGGCAAAAGATGGAACAAAAACCTGATGGATGGGGCCACCCCAGGATCTGCTGGCACAATGTACGATTCTGGATGGTCAAACTCTTCAGTCTTCCTCATGTACCTTGAGAATCACTTCCTTCACCATGTCAACACCAGAGATCGTCCAgtgcttgttttatttgatggtCATAAATCACACGTCAATTTAACACTTGCAAATTGGGGAAAGCAGcacaatgttgtattttttgtactGCCTCCCCACACGTCACATGTAACACAACCCCTGGATGTTGGCTGTTTTGGCCCTCTGAAAAGCTTTTACTATTCGGAATGCCAAATTTTCATGAGGAAGAATCCTGGGATGCAGCTAAACCGGTACAATGTTGCAGCCATTTCGGGGAAGGCGTACAACAAGGGTGTTGCAGCACAGAATCTAATATCTTCATTCAAAAGGGCTGGAATTTATCCCATGAATCGGTCTCAGATACCCGTAACAGCAACAGCACCATCAGAAATTTACCAAGAAAACACACCTCCCAAATCAGAAAGTTTCTTGGATAAAAGAAAGATAACATCCATTAGTCAAGCttcaacaaaaaaaagaaaatctcCTCCTACAATTCAAGGAAACCTTTTGTCTCCCACAAAACAGGCACTGCTGTCAGAGGCCACACATTTGAAAACTGATGCCCAAGCACCAAAAAAAGCAAAGAGGATTATCTTTGAACCTGTCCCTAGTACGTCTGGTCTAAACTGTCAGTGTCCACAATCATCATCTGATTCTGAAGATTCAGAGGAGGTGCCTGCAGAGGACCTTTGCTGCATTTGTAAACGGTTCAGCCCTGCCACCAGTGCCTATCAGCTGGACATTGTTAACTGGGGCCAATGTGACAAATGTAGCCATTGGACACATTTAAAGTACTGCACGCCAGTAAGGTGTTTGAGAAGGGATAGTGAGTTCCTGTGCCCTCATTGCTCATAA